The genome window GTGCTTGGCCCGTCCATCCGCGCCTGATGCCATGTAATGCCGCCATCCAGCGTCACATCTACGCGCGGGATCGTCCCCCGGCCCGACCACGCCAGACCAGTCAAAACGGTTGGCCCCGGCCCGTGGGTGATCGGCGCCTGCGGGCTGGGGCTGGTGATGACCGACTTCGCGTCCATCTCCCAAGTAAAGCGCCGCGCCACGCCATTGGCCATGAGGTCGGTGTATTTGCTGGTTTCTTCACGGTGGTGCCAAGGTTGATCGCCCACTTCGAGGCGGCGCAGCCATTTGACCCACATGTTGCCTTCCCAGCCGGGCACGACCAGCCGAACCGGGTAGCCCTGTTCGGGGCGCAGCGCCTCGCCGTTCATCTTGAAGGCGACGAGGCAATCGTCGAGCGCCTTTTCCATCGGGATCGAGCGGGTCATCGCGGCGGCATCAGCCCCTTCGGCAAGCAGCCACTTGCCCTCGGGCTTGATCCCCGCCTCCTCCAATACCAGCCGCAGCGGTACGCCGGTGTACATGACGTTATGGATCATGCCGTGGGTGAACTGGCAGCCGTTAAGCTGAGAACCGCGCCATTCCATCCCGGAATTCGCCGCACATTCAAGGAAGTAGACGTGGTTCTGCCGGGGAAAACGTTTGAGGTCTTCCATGGTCAGCACCAAGGACTTGTCGACCAACCCGTTGATCATCAACCGATGCTGCGCCGGATCAACGCGGGCAACGCCCGAGTGGTGCCGCTCAAAACACAGGCCATTGGGGGTGATCGTCCCGTCGAGGTCATGCAGCGGCGTAAAATTGATCGAACTCACCGGATCGGCAGTGAGCCACTCCACAGTGCGGCGTTTTACATCGGCCTCATGCGGCGATGGCATCCCATAGGGCGCGGCATCAACGCCGTCGCCCAGCTCCTGCATCCACGGATGAATGGCAATCGCTGGGTCCGTCTGGGCGCTGGCACGGCCCGCCAGCGTCCCCGCAGCCGCCGCCCCTGCCCCTGTTAGAAAGGCACGGCGCGATGGTCCAGTTTGTTTTTCGTCGGTCATGTCGTGGCCCTCACATATTCAAATTCATTTTATTGAATTTGTTGGTGCGTGAGAACCCCTATTCTGACATTTCTCAGTCTGGCAGAACGATTTCCACGGGTGTGCGCGCGCCATCGGAAACCGTTCCTAATTTGGCGATATGGCTT of Sulfitobacter sp. DSM 110093 contains these proteins:
- the soxC gene encoding sulfite dehydrogenase, whose protein sequence is MTDEKQTGPSRRAFLTGAGAAAAGTLAGRASAQTDPAIAIHPWMQELGDGVDAAPYGMPSPHEADVKRRTVEWLTADPVSSINFTPLHDLDGTITPNGLCFERHHSGVARVDPAQHRLMINGLVDKSLVLTMEDLKRFPRQNHVYFLECAANSGMEWRGSQLNGCQFTHGMIHNVMYTGVPLRLVLEEAGIKPEGKWLLAEGADAAAMTRSIPMEKALDDCLVAFKMNGEALRPEQGYPVRLVVPGWEGNMWVKWLRRLEVGDQPWHHREETSKYTDLMANGVARRFTWEMDAKSVITSPSPQAPITHGPGPTVLTGLAWSGRGTIPRVDVTLDGGITWHQARMDGPSTPKALHRFYYDFEWDGKPLLLQSRAHDSTGYVQPTKNALREIRGENSIYHNNGIQTWAVDADGKAENVEIS